The Megalobrama amblycephala isolate DHTTF-2021 linkage group LG1, ASM1881202v1, whole genome shotgun sequence genome segment TATTATATGTGCACATATCATGAGTGAAATGTAGgcctaataaaataaaattgtgccAGGCTAAGATTTATTGATgtgataaaaatatattgcaaatttttacttttttttttttttttttttttttaccatgtaCCTCAACTTTTCAAAACTTGAACAACTTGAACGACTTCAGTCGAACTATGATAACCAAGTAAGTGTATTTCCATAACAATATTACACAAAAACATGCGCCATCACTATTCATCTGCAGGACCATCAGACAGCAAGCTAACTGGTGTACAGGGATCTCTTCTTGTACTATAAACAAgtcaaagtttcaaaacaaatAATGAGATGCTTATGCAAAAGTATTTTAGCTTATGGAATTCAGATGGAAGATACCTTTTAgttcttttattgtttttgttttatggcTATAACCTCTGTATTGGTAATTATACTCTGCAATGCAAAATCAACAAAGATAATagctaataaaaaataaatgatcaagaattattatattaatattatatatcagtatatcatgaatattcaattatgactgttaaaaaatgtcatCCCATCCTTTTTCCATCAGATCCCCAGACAGAATCAAGGAGGATTTTTTGTCGTTCATTAAAGAAGGTAAGGACAAGTTAAAAATGTCTGAGCTAGGATAAACTGTTACATGCCTGGTTTTACCAGCGtaatttttctttgaaaaatctCATTAAAATAATCACCAAACCTAGTCTAAGGAAAgaaaatacaaacccgattccaaaaaagttgggacactgtacaaattgtgaataaaaaaatgaatgcactaatttacaaatctcataaacttcataaactattttattcacaatagaatatagataacatatcaaatgctgaaagtgagacattttgaaatgtcatgccaaatattggctcattttggatttcatgagagctacacattccaaaaaagttgggacaggtagcaataagaggccggaaaagttaaatgtacatatacggaacagctggaggaccaatttgcaacttattaggtcaattggcaacatgattgggtataaaaagagcctctcagagtggcagtgtctctcagaagtcaagatgggcagaggatcaccaattcccccaatgctgtggcgaaaaatagtggagcaatatcagaaaggagtttctcagagaaaaactgcaaagagtttgaagttatcatcatctacagtgcataatatcatccaaagatacagataatctggaacaatctctgtgcgtaagggtcaaggctggaaaaccatactgttctgtggtcaggcaaatcaaaatttgaagttctttttggaaaactgggacgccatgtcatccggactaaagaggacaaggacaacccaagttgttatcagcgctcagttcagaagcctgcatctctgatggtatggggttgcatgagtgcgtgtggcatgagcagcttacacatctggaaaggcaccatcaatgctgaaaggtatatccaagttctagaacaacatatgctcccatccagacgtcgtctctttcaggaaagaccttgcattttccaacatgacaatgtcagaccacatactgcatcaattacaacatcatggctgcgtagaagaggatccgggtactgaaatggccagcctgcagtccagatctttcacccatagaaaacatttggcgcatcataaagaggaagatgcgacaaagaagaccaaagacagttgagcaactagaagcctgtattagacaagaatgggacaacattcctattcctaaacttgagcaacttgtctcctcagaccccagacgtttgcagactgttataaaaagaagaggggatgccttttctcagtttaaacatttgatatgtcatctatgttgtattctgaataaaatattgaaatttgaaacttccacatcattgcattctgttttaattcacaatttgtacagcgtcccaactttttttggaatcaggtttgtataaACATTAAACTCTTTTAAGATGGCTAGTTGTAACAGAAGGATGAGTGAGATTTCAAGCTGCCATTTCTCTCAGTGTTTGAAGCTGTAATGGACCATGTGCTGTTCACTGACAGACACACTGCGTTAAAGAAAGAATCGCCCGCTGATCGACGACAATGTTGTCATGTTTTGGAGACTCCCATTTTGTAGTAATGGGACTGTGTAGTGCACGTGTGCAAATACCGAAAGCAGATCTTGACCAGTAACTCTGTGGCATTTGCACAGATCGTCTATACAGAGTATTACTGTAAATTGAGAGAGATTCCCAAACATGCCTCTTACATTCGGAAGAACCTGTGATCGCAGCAAACCTCGGCTAGAGAAGACGCGTCCCACCTGGATCAGCACTTGGACGAACATGAGCTTCTCCAAAAAATCTTCATAAAGAGACCAAGGCATCAAATGGCTCAAATGGAAGCAAGCTGACCCTCAGTACACTTAATATAAATGACTGACGTCAGAAACACACAAAGCATCATATTCACTGGTGTTATCATGTGTAAATAACACTTGGGCTTATTTCTGATTAAAGGCACACATGAATTTAAACACCACATACGGTTTTAGTATCATTCCCTGTCTATTCGCACAAATGCTGTTCAGTCAGATGTGTCAAGTGGTTCAATTATAGAAAGAAAGGAACAAATGAATCTCAAACTGGAGAGTAAGAATAGGATCTGTCCCTGTTCATGGAGAGGGAAATGCGGATGAGAAGACATTGCACAAATCTCATGAATATCATGATGTGTTCTGGACTTATTCTCTGGCAGATCCATCAGGATTCAAGCAAGAGTGTGAAGACTTCTCTTTTGTGGGACGAAGAGTCACAATCAAGACAGCGAGCGTGAGATGATTTATGATATGGTTAATAGGATTCATCCGTACCTCTTATTCCTGGACACTTTAcaaaacttgaaataaaattGATTGATAGAGATTCATGAAATCTGTGTGTAATTTACATTCTGTGTACAAAAGTTGAAATAAACTCACTGTTGCACACTTGTTGCATACTATAACACCTCATAAATGTCCTTGTCTGcatgtcatttcttgtcatttcTAATCTGTTATTAACTACTAATAATTTTGCATTAGATGCCGTGGACCTCAGTGGGATTGCAAACTTTGTAAAGCGTAATCGTGACTTGAAGATCCCACTCCTGAAACCAAGAGGTTCTGCTCTGAGAATTTGTGGACAGGAAGGAACCGTGTACGAAGGGGATGAAGAACAGCTTGAAGCCTGGAAAGATTATTACCTGCCAGAACGGACGGAAATGGAGGTGATTGGTGCCATTGATGACTTCCCATGTGACGCGTTTGGTCTGCAGTTGGTGCTTCTGTTGGGTGAAGATGGAAGGGTGTTTGCCTACGAGGATGAGCTTTTGCACCTCGTAGCCGTGAATTTGAGGGACCTGCTCCAATGCCAGATGGTTTTCCCTGGAATGGAAACCTTCAAGCTTGGAGAATGTTTTGAAGAGCCGGTGAGGTCATACGCTGTACCAGcatacatttataacatttcagTGAAGAAGAGGTTTGAGTAACTATGTCTCTGAGCAACAGTGAATTCATAGTTTTGAATTGAGTAAATGATTCGTcgactcactcataaaacagtcatgtgatgCTGAAAAGTGTGTAAAGCACAGATAAAAACTATGATAAGTGTTGTGACACAAACACTGGACAGTCCTGGTGCTGCTGGACTGTACTGGAACAGCCAATCAAATTCAAGTGTCACTCAGATCAAGTCATAAGATGAAACCATAATAATGAACATTCATGTTCCAGATATTTTGAAGTGGTTAGATAGTCAATATCTATATATCCTGTTGACTATATTCAGTTTTTAAGCATATTCATATGTTTGTTTCACAGACTGCAGAAGAATACCATGAAATGATGGAAAGTTACGAGGTCaaagaaatgaaaaaattaCACAAGGAGTTCAGACAATCTCTGGAGCATGAGTTTCTGAACACACAGAGCTGTAATGTAAGATTACAGattgttcttttatatttatttattgtcatgAATACATAATAATAGTAGCctaatatacaaaatataaagaTATTTGCTAAGTTTAACCAACCCTCCTTTTTTGGAAAACAGGTTCATAAGCAAAATCAAGTGTGTTCAGACGATTTCACTTCAAGCCCAAAACAAAGAATTCAagaacattctttaaaatgcaattgCAAGCTGGAGAATGGAGACAAGTTCCAGTGTCCTTACAGGACTTTACGCCAGTCAAGTTATGGGCTTATTTTGTCAAGTTAAATGAATCCTGTTCAGATGAAGCCTCATTTTCTGCCCTATAGCTTTCAAATCACATTTACACTCCTGCcttatttatcttttaaaaggatagttcacaaaaaaaaatgaaaattctgtcatcatttacctcacactcaagttgtttcaaacttGTGTTAATTTCTGCTAAACACagaggaagatatttggaagaaagtttgtaactaAACAGAATAACtgtacaaaattttaatttttgggtgaactatcccattatttttttccttttaaatgtCAGAGGATGTAAACAACACTTAATTAGGTCATATTtcttaatgtttattattatggaACAGTAAATACTGCTTTGATTAGCTGAAGAGATTTGATCAAAGTGTCTTCATCTTGTGAACATTTCCTGTGACGAGTTTACATTCAGCAAATTAGCCAACAAGCAATGACTGTGAATACTGACAAAGTGGGACAATTACACTTAATCAGCTTCATCTTAATGTAGGCTAttctttatatgtatatattacaaaaaatgCATGTGATGATAAATGAGATATTGTGTAAATTGTAAATGTGATGTATTTTGATAAGGCATACAATAGCGAATCtgatgtttttatttcacattattaatttttatgcaGCTTTTATACAGTCTCATTTAACCACAGTGCATTGGCAAACTGAAAAGGTATATTATTGGTAAATTAGTAAAGCCATGTATGTATACATTTCTGTTTAGCATTTGCCTGTCATAAATGTACAATTATTTAGTTTAGCACATAAggttaaagaaatagttcacccaaaaatgaaaatttgatgtttatctgcttacccccagcgcatccaagatgtaggtgactttgtttcttcagtagaacacaaatgatgatttttaactccaaccgttgccgtctgtcagtcaaataatgcttgtcaatgggaactccatctataagagtcaaaaaaacatgcacagacaaatccaaattaaaccctgcagctcgtgacgacacactgatatcctaagacacgaaacgatcggtttgtgtgagaaaccgaacagtgtTTATATCAtgttttacctctaatacacctctatgtccaactgccctccacatTCGGTTAGTGATGTccgatcgcgctctgacagtggCAGTGATGTCTTGCACTCATTGAAGAATATGCACGAGAGATCACTTCTGGCATCAGAACGAGTTTTctgacctcacacaccggatggGGAGGGCAGTTAAACACGGTGGTGTATAAGAGGTAAAAGTTTAATTTGGTGttttttggatttgtctgtgcatgttttttttttactcttatagatgaagttcccattgcCATTATAAAACATATAACGAGATACAACGGTtgtagttaaaaatcatcatttgtgttctactgaagaaacaaagtcaccaaatcttggatgcgctgggggtaagcagataaacatcacattttcatttttgggtgaactatccctttaagatgtaatattgcaatataatatcacttaatataattaattcagccacataaaaagacaaaaacaaagacaTAAAGTTGTTGTCCTTATGAATTGCCAGTCCATGTTTCCAGTCCTGAGTTTGTAGAACTCATAAATGTAGAACCCAGTAGATTGCAGTAACTTCCTCTGATCTTTACATTTGGGTTCCACTTtgtattctttatttttttctgttctgcTGTCAATGTACAATAATGTACTTAAACTTTGTTCAGATTTTTTTACTCTTCACCTGGCATGAATATAAAcaagatgtaatttaatttttcctCACATTGTTATTACTTTTGTTGTAATAAACTGTGCTCAGTTTAACTGTAACACATTGCAGTTTACATTAATTGTaaagcacacaaaaaaatgaatattgttaCCTACAATAACTTAAAtggttacttcacccaaaaatgaaaacaatgtcattaattattcaccctcatgtcgttccacacccgtggGACCTTTgataatcttcagaacacaaattgagatatttttgatgaaatcgtatggctcagtgaggactctattgacagcaagttcatttacactttcagattcccagaaaggtactaaagacatatttcaaGACACAGTTcaagtgactacagtggttcaaccttaatattataaagtgatgagaatacattttgtgcaccaaaaaacaaacaaacaaacaaacaaacaaacaaaaaaacacttttcaacaatatctagtgcaGTGTTGCCAAACCCCTCCCTTGAAAAATCTCTAGGACCATCCAAAAGTGTAAATTTTTGACAAAAAGccaccaaatatgaaaataaagtttaaacaagtctgta includes the following:
- the LOC125247828 gene encoding uncharacterized protein LOC125247828 isoform X2 — its product is MSFLVISNLLLTTNNFALDAVDLSGIANFVKRNRDLKIPLLKPRGSALRICGQEGTVYEGDEEQLEAWKDYYLPERTEMEVIGAIDDFPCDAFGLQLVLLLGEDGRVFAYEDELLHLVAVNLRDLLQCQMVFPGMETFKLGECFEEPTAEEYHEMMESYEVKEMKKLHKEFRQSLEHEFLNTQSCNVHKQNQVCSDDFTSSPKQRIQEHSLKCNCKLENGDKFQCPYRTLRQSSYGLILSS
- the LOC125247828 gene encoding uncharacterized protein LOC125247828 isoform X1 — its product is MITKSPDRIKEDFLSFIKEDAVDLSGIANFVKRNRDLKIPLLKPRGSALRICGQEGTVYEGDEEQLEAWKDYYLPERTEMEVIGAIDDFPCDAFGLQLVLLLGEDGRVFAYEDELLHLVAVNLRDLLQCQMVFPGMETFKLGECFEEPTAEEYHEMMESYEVKEMKKLHKEFRQSLEHEFLNTQSCNVHKQNQVCSDDFTSSPKQRIQEHSLKCNCKLENGDKFQCPYRTLRQSSYGLILSS